In Curtobacterium sp. MCPF17_002, one genomic interval encodes:
- a CDS encoding aldo/keto reductase family protein, whose amino-acid sequence MEFRYLGNSGLKISEITYGNWLTHGSQVENDVATQCVRAALDAGITTFDTADTYANTAAEKVLGEALKGERRAGLEVFTKVYWPTGPKQHNDVGLSRKHIMESINGSLERLQTDYVDLYQAHRYDHETPLEETMQAFADVVRQGKALYIGVSEWNAEQIRAGAALAKELGFQLISNQPQYSMLWRVIEGEVVPASKQLGLSQIVWSPIAQGVLTGKYKPGQPLPEGSRATDEKGGADMIKRFMRDEVLEAVQRLQPVADQAGLTLAQLAIAWTLQNENVASAIVGASRPQQVTDNVKAAGVKLDADALKAIDEALGDIPERDASKNVSPAQRPA is encoded by the coding sequence ATGGAATTCAGGTACCTGGGCAACTCCGGACTCAAGATCTCCGAGATCACCTACGGCAACTGGCTGACGCACGGCTCGCAGGTCGAGAACGACGTCGCCACCCAGTGCGTTCGGGCAGCGCTCGACGCCGGCATCACCACGTTCGACACGGCGGACACGTACGCCAACACGGCGGCCGAGAAGGTCCTCGGCGAGGCGCTCAAGGGGGAGCGACGCGCCGGCCTCGAGGTCTTCACGAAGGTCTACTGGCCGACCGGCCCCAAGCAGCACAACGACGTCGGCCTCTCCCGCAAGCACATCATGGAGTCGATCAACGGCTCGCTGGAGCGCCTCCAGACCGACTACGTCGACCTCTACCAGGCGCACCGCTACGACCACGAGACCCCGCTCGAGGAGACCATGCAGGCCTTCGCCGACGTGGTCCGGCAGGGCAAGGCGCTCTACATCGGCGTCAGCGAGTGGAACGCCGAGCAGATCCGTGCGGGCGCCGCGCTCGCGAAGGAGCTCGGCTTCCAGCTCATCTCGAACCAGCCGCAGTACTCGATGCTGTGGCGCGTCATCGAGGGCGAGGTCGTCCCCGCCTCGAAGCAGCTCGGCCTGTCCCAGATCGTCTGGTCGCCCATCGCGCAGGGCGTGCTGACCGGCAAGTACAAGCCGGGCCAGCCGCTGCCCGAGGGCTCCCGCGCCACGGACGAGAAGGGCGGCGCGGACATGATCAAGCGGTTCATGCGCGACGAGGTCCTCGAGGCCGTCCAGCGCCTGCAGCCCGTCGCCGACCAGGCCGGCCTCACGCTCGCGCAGCTCGCGATCGCGTGGACGCTCCAGAACGAGAACGTCGCGAGTGCGATCGTCGGCGCGTCCCGTCCGCAGCAGGTCACCGACAACGTGAAGGCCGCGGGCGTGAAGCTCGACGCCGACGCCCTGAAGGCGATCGACGAGGCGCTCGGTGACATCCCGGAGCGCGACGCGTCGAAGAACGTCAGCCCGGCGCAGCGTCCCGCCTGA
- a CDS encoding aldo/keto reductase: MSPADAATATASTTRLGATGLEISSVILGMMSYGDPDSGAHAWSVGIDEARPFVRRAFEQGITTFDTANVYSAGSSEEITGALLKELAPREEVQVFTKVFNRMRPGRNGAGLSRAAIMHEIDASLTRLGTDYVDLYQIHRFDPQTPVEETMEALHDVVKSGKARYIGASSMWAWQFAEMQHVAERHGWTKFVAMQDQYNLLEREEEREMHPFCAHTGVGVIPWSPLARGKLTRPWDASGSGSRADTDEFGKTLYRQDEDANRAIVDAVQSVADERGVPMAQIALAWAAGKAAVSAPIVGATKEHHIDDAVSATSITLTEDEVTRLESAYTPRVPSGF; the protein is encoded by the coding sequence ATGAGCCCCGCAGACGCAGCAACAGCAACGGCCTCCACCACCCGCCTCGGCGCCACCGGCCTCGAGATCAGCAGCGTCATCCTCGGGATGATGTCCTACGGCGACCCCGACAGCGGCGCCCACGCGTGGAGCGTCGGCATCGACGAGGCCCGCCCCTTCGTCCGCCGGGCGTTCGAGCAGGGCATCACCACCTTCGACACGGCGAACGTGTACTCCGCGGGCAGCAGCGAGGAGATCACGGGCGCACTCCTCAAGGAGCTCGCCCCGCGCGAGGAGGTCCAGGTCTTCACGAAGGTCTTCAACCGGATGCGTCCGGGCCGGAACGGCGCGGGCCTGTCGCGCGCGGCGATCATGCACGAGATCGACGCGTCGCTGACCCGCCTCGGCACGGACTACGTCGACCTGTACCAGATCCACCGCTTCGACCCGCAGACCCCCGTCGAGGAGACGATGGAGGCGCTGCACGACGTCGTGAAGTCGGGCAAGGCCCGCTACATCGGCGCCTCGAGCATGTGGGCGTGGCAGTTCGCCGAGATGCAGCACGTCGCCGAGCGGCACGGCTGGACGAAGTTCGTCGCGATGCAGGACCAGTACAACCTCCTCGAACGCGAGGAGGAGCGCGAGATGCACCCGTTCTGCGCCCACACCGGCGTCGGCGTGATCCCGTGGAGCCCCCTCGCCCGCGGCAAGCTGACGCGACCGTGGGACGCGAGCGGGTCCGGCTCGCGCGCGGACACCGACGAGTTCGGCAAGACCCTCTACCGCCAGGACGAGGACGCCAACCGAGCGATCGTCGACGCCGTGCAGTCCGTGGCGGACGAGCGCGGGGTCCCGATGGCGCAGATCGCGCTGGCCTGGGCGGCCGGCAAGGCCGCGGTGTCCGCGCCGATCGTGGGGGCGACGAAGGAGCACCACATCGACGACGCGGTGTCCGCGACGTCGATCACGCTCACCGAGGACGAGGTGACGCGGCTCGAGTCCGCGTACACGCCCCGGGTGCCGTCCGGTTTCTGA
- a CDS encoding EamA family transporter: MTGAAGASRSSRPAEHTPDARRSVGGAAAVVVAAAVWGTTGTATHFAPGVPAFVFGAVTFGLGGLVLAIGAGRGTVRAIVRPETRGWALLGAVSLVVYAVAFYAALADAGVALGTTVAIGSSPVFAGLVEWVTDRRRVTPRWVTATLVSVAGMVVVTLARAEGSAGDGSLALGLGSALLAGLTYALYSWAVSRGMQAVSGLVTFPGGPGPAAASAAASASASASASAATSASASAQPNGRGLVGAVFGIAAVPLVVLAVVGGHDHLGVPAHWPVFLYLALVPTVLGHSLYAVGLRSVSASVATLLSLLEPVVAAVLAVLVVGEHLGLVGGTGIALVVAGLALLALPGRARRR, from the coding sequence GTGACGGGTGCTGCCGGCGCGAGCCGTTCCTCCCGGCCTGCGGAGCACACACCGGACGCGCGCCGGTCCGTGGGCGGCGCCGCGGCCGTCGTCGTCGCCGCTGCGGTGTGGGGGACCACCGGGACGGCGACGCACTTCGCGCCAGGGGTGCCGGCGTTCGTCTTCGGCGCGGTGACGTTCGGCCTCGGCGGCCTCGTGCTCGCCATCGGCGCCGGTCGCGGGACGGTGCGGGCCATCGTCCGGCCCGAGACACGTGGGTGGGCACTGCTCGGAGCGGTCTCCCTGGTCGTCTACGCGGTCGCGTTCTACGCCGCGCTCGCCGACGCGGGCGTCGCGCTCGGCACCACCGTCGCGATCGGGTCGTCTCCCGTGTTCGCCGGCCTGGTCGAGTGGGTGACCGACAGGAGGCGCGTCACACCCAGGTGGGTCACCGCCACCCTGGTGAGCGTGGCCGGCATGGTCGTCGTGACGCTCGCGCGCGCGGAGGGCTCGGCCGGAGACGGCTCCCTGGCGCTGGGTCTCGGCAGCGCGCTCCTCGCGGGGCTCACCTACGCGCTGTACTCGTGGGCGGTGTCGCGGGGCATGCAGGCGGTGTCCGGGCTCGTCACGTTCCCCGGCGGGCCGGGGCCGGCGGCGGCGTCGGCGGCGGCGTCGGCGTCGGCCTCGGCGTCCGCGTCGGCCGCGACGTCCGCGTCGGCGTCGGCGCAGCCGAACGGGCGGGGACTCGTCGGCGCGGTGTTCGGCATCGCGGCGGTCCCGCTCGTCGTCCTCGCCGTCGTGGGCGGACACGACCACCTCGGCGTGCCGGCCCACTGGCCGGTCTTCCTCTACCTCGCGCTCGTGCCGACGGTGCTCGGGCACTCGCTCTACGCCGTCGGGCTCCGGAGCGTGAGCGCCTCGGTCGCGACGCTGCTGTCGCTGCTCGAGCCCGTCGTGGCCGCGGTCCTCGCCGTCCTCGTCGTGGGGGAGCACCTCGGCCTGGTCGGCGGGACCGGCATCGCGCTGGTGGTCGCCGGGCTGGCGCTGCTGGCGCTGCCCGGTCGCGCGCGGCGACGCTAG
- a CDS encoding amino acid transporter yields the protein MLDGADQGASHQGPHQVEVEKTHSWWRVMCLTGVDYFSTLGYQPAIAALAAGLLSPIATIVLVLVTLFGALPVYRRVAEDSFRGAGSIMMLEKLLPWWAGKLFVLVLLGFAVTDFMITMTLSAADATAHIAENPFTPHWFTEIPVPLTLALLLLLGVVFLRGFKEAIGIAVVLVAVYLALNAVVVGVSLWHVFEHPTVASDWWSGLTTQHSNPLVMIGIALVVFPKLALGLSGFETGVAVMPQVRGDASDDTSARPEGRIRGTKRLLTVAAIIMSSFLITSSIVTTFLIPQREFQPGGGANGRALAYLAHEYLGGVFGSVYDFSTVAILWFAGASAMAGLLNLVPRFLPRYGMAPQWARATRPLVIIFTLIAFLITIIFQANVDAQGGAYATGVLVLITSAAVAVTLSARRKQQKKRTIGFGVIALVFVYTTIANIIERPDGVRIGAVFIIAIVVVSLVSRVRRSFELRASSIELDATARQFVEADADQFSAVCIIANEPGAGTAEAYRSKGREERRDSGIPARVPTMFLEVLPADSSDFEEDLVVEGHVIHGFRVLKVRSGNVPNTIASTLLAIRDIAGVVPSIYFEWNEGSPIRNALRFVFTGAGDVAPVTREVLREAEADVNRRPSVHVS from the coding sequence AGGGTGCTTCGCACCAGGGCCCGCACCAGGTCGAGGTCGAGAAGACCCACTCGTGGTGGCGGGTCATGTGCCTCACCGGCGTCGACTACTTCTCGACGCTCGGGTACCAGCCCGCCATCGCGGCCCTGGCGGCCGGGCTCCTCTCGCCGATCGCGACGATCGTCCTCGTGCTGGTCACCCTGTTCGGCGCGCTGCCGGTCTACCGTCGTGTCGCCGAGGACAGCTTCCGCGGCGCCGGCTCGATCATGATGCTCGAGAAGCTGCTGCCGTGGTGGGCGGGCAAGTTGTTCGTGCTCGTGCTGCTCGGGTTCGCCGTGACGGACTTCATGATCACGATGACGCTGTCGGCTGCGGACGCCACGGCGCACATCGCCGAGAACCCCTTCACGCCGCACTGGTTCACCGAGATCCCGGTGCCGCTCACCCTCGCACTGCTCCTCCTGCTCGGGGTCGTGTTCCTCCGCGGCTTCAAGGAGGCGATCGGCATCGCGGTCGTGCTCGTCGCCGTCTACCTGGCCCTCAACGCGGTCGTCGTCGGCGTCTCCCTGTGGCACGTCTTCGAGCACCCCACGGTGGCGAGCGACTGGTGGAGCGGCCTCACCACGCAGCACAGCAACCCGCTCGTGATGATCGGCATCGCGCTGGTCGTGTTCCCGAAGCTCGCGCTCGGCCTGTCCGGCTTCGAGACCGGCGTCGCCGTGATGCCGCAGGTGCGTGGGGACGCCTCGGACGACACCAGTGCCCGTCCCGAAGGCCGGATCCGCGGGACGAAGCGCCTGCTCACCGTCGCGGCGATCATCATGAGCTCGTTCCTCATCACGTCGTCGATCGTCACCACCTTCCTCATCCCGCAGCGCGAGTTCCAGCCGGGTGGCGGTGCGAACGGACGCGCCCTCGCGTACCTGGCGCACGAGTACCTCGGTGGGGTGTTCGGCTCGGTGTACGACTTCTCGACGGTGGCCATCCTGTGGTTCGCCGGCGCGAGCGCGATGGCGGGGCTGCTCAACCTGGTGCCGCGGTTCCTGCCCCGCTACGGCATGGCCCCCCAGTGGGCGCGGGCGACACGGCCCCTCGTGATCATCTTCACGCTCATCGCCTTCCTGATCACGATCATCTTCCAGGCGAACGTCGACGCGCAGGGCGGGGCCTACGCCACCGGCGTCCTCGTGCTCATCACGAGTGCCGCCGTCGCGGTCACGCTGTCGGCACGACGGAAGCAGCAGAAGAAGCGGACCATCGGCTTCGGGGTGATCGCGCTCGTGTTCGTGTACACGACGATCGCGAACATCATCGAGCGGCCCGACGGCGTCCGGATCGGCGCGGTGTTCATCATCGCCATCGTCGTCGTGTCGCTCGTCTCGCGGGTCCGGCGCTCGTTCGAACTCCGCGCGTCGTCGATCGAGCTCGACGCCACCGCCCGGCAGTTCGTCGAGGCCGACGCCGACCAGTTCAGCGCGGTCTGCATCATCGCCAACGAACCCGGAGCGGGCACCGCCGAGGCGTACCGGTCGAAGGGGCGTGAGGAACGCCGTGACTCCGGCATCCCGGCACGCGTCCCGACGATGTTCCTCGAGGTCCTGCCCGCCGACTCGTCCGACTTCGAGGAAGACCTCGTCGTCGAGGGCCACGTGATCCACGGGTTCCGCGTCCTCAAGGTGCGCTCCGGCAACGTCCCGAACACGATCGCCTCGACGCTGCTGGCGATCCGTGACATCGCCGGCGTCGTGCCGAGCATCTACTTCGAGTGGAACGAGGGCAGCCCGATCCGGAACGCGCTGCGGTTCGTCTTCACCGGTGCCGGCGACGTCGCCCCCGTGACGCGCGAGGTCCTCCGCGAAGCGGAAGCCGACGTGAACCGTCGGCCGAGCGTCCACGTGTCGTGA
- a CDS encoding long-chain-fatty-acid--CoA ligase, with translation MSIDTPRPWLASYAPGVPHDIEEPTGSLSDIVEESARRFPKHVALEFFGRTTTYAELEEQILRAANGLRKLGVSAGDRVAIVLPNCPQHIVAFYAVLRLGAIVVEHNPLYTPRELRHQFEDHGATVAIVWDKSVATLQDFPADVRLDAIVSVDLTRAMPRATRVALALPITKARESRAKLTTKVRGTTKWDDLASSRKLSKRHPRPATEDIALIQYTSGTTGVPKGAVLSHRNLLANATQARLWVPQIRRGDNVVYAVLPMFHAYGLTLCLTFAMSMASRLVLFPAFDPALVLKAMKKHPPTFLPAVPPIYTRLQHAADSAKVSLEGIEIGISGAMPLSQDVVEPWEARTGGYLVEGYGLSECSPVLIANPVSPARRLGAIGLPLSSTEARVVDPDDSTKVLGTDEAGELQVRGPQVFRGYWGKAEATDEVFTPDGWFRTGDVVSIDADGYVKIVDRLKELIITGGFNVSPSEVEDALLKHPSVREVAVVGITQAGNEQVVAAVVPKDPATFDAEALRTWSREHLAAYKVPRRIVVVEDLPRSMIGKVLRRKVRDQILGE, from the coding sequence GTGAGCATCGACACGCCTCGTCCCTGGCTTGCCTCGTACGCACCGGGGGTCCCACACGACATCGAGGAGCCCACCGGGTCCCTCTCCGACATCGTGGAGGAGTCGGCACGGCGCTTCCCGAAGCACGTCGCCCTCGAGTTCTTCGGCCGGACGACGACGTACGCCGAGCTCGAGGAGCAGATCCTCCGCGCGGCGAACGGCCTCCGGAAGCTCGGTGTCTCCGCCGGGGACCGCGTGGCGATCGTCCTGCCGAACTGCCCCCAGCACATCGTGGCGTTCTACGCGGTGCTCCGGCTCGGGGCGATCGTCGTCGAGCACAACCCGCTGTACACGCCGCGGGAGCTCCGCCACCAGTTCGAGGACCACGGCGCCACGGTCGCCATCGTGTGGGACAAGTCCGTCGCGACGCTCCAGGACTTCCCCGCGGACGTGCGGCTCGACGCCATCGTCTCCGTCGACCTGACGCGGGCGATGCCCCGTGCCACCCGTGTCGCCCTCGCCCTGCCCATCACGAAGGCCCGGGAGTCCCGCGCGAAGCTGACGACGAAGGTCCGCGGCACGACGAAGTGGGACGACCTGGCGTCGAGCCGGAAGCTGTCGAAGCGGCACCCGCGTCCCGCCACCGAGGACATCGCCCTCATCCAGTACACGTCCGGCACGACCGGGGTGCCGAAGGGGGCCGTGCTGAGCCACCGCAACCTGCTGGCGAACGCCACGCAGGCCCGACTCTGGGTGCCGCAGATCCGTCGCGGCGACAACGTCGTGTACGCGGTCCTGCCCATGTTCCACGCGTACGGCCTGACGCTGTGCCTGACCTTCGCGATGAGCATGGCCTCGCGGCTGGTGCTGTTCCCGGCGTTCGACCCGGCGCTCGTCCTCAAGGCGATGAAGAAGCACCCGCCGACGTTCCTGCCCGCCGTGCCGCCGATCTACACGCGGCTGCAGCACGCCGCGGACTCGGCGAAGGTCTCCCTCGAGGGGATCGAGATCGGCATCTCCGGCGCGATGCCCCTCTCGCAGGACGTCGTCGAACCGTGGGAGGCCCGCACCGGCGGCTACCTCGTCGAGGGCTACGGCCTGTCCGAGTGCTCCCCCGTGCTCATCGCGAACCCGGTGTCCCCGGCCCGCCGTCTCGGTGCGATCGGCCTGCCGCTGTCCTCCACCGAGGCGCGGGTCGTCGATCCGGACGACTCGACGAAGGTGCTCGGCACGGACGAAGCCGGCGAGCTGCAGGTGCGCGGTCCCCAGGTGTTCCGCGGCTACTGGGGCAAGGCCGAGGCGACCGACGAGGTCTTCACGCCCGACGGCTGGTTCCGCACCGGCGACGTCGTGTCCATCGACGCCGACGGCTACGTGAAGATCGTCGACCGGCTCAAGGAGCTCATCATCACCGGCGGCTTCAACGTGTCGCCGTCCGAGGTCGAGGACGCTCTCCTCAAGCACCCCAGCGTGCGCGAGGTCGCCGTCGTCGGGATCACCCAGGCCGGCAACGAGCAGGTGGTGGCCGCGGTGGTGCCGAAGGACCCGGCGACCTTCGACGCCGAGGCGCTGCGGACCTGGTCGCGCGAGCACCTCGCGGCGTACAAGGTCCCGCGGCGGATCGTCGTGGTGGAGGACCTGCCCCGCTCGATGATCGGCAAGGTGCTGCGCCGGAAGGTGCGCGACCAGATCCTCGGCGAGTAG
- a CDS encoding polyprenol monophosphomannose synthase: MSTTLVIIPTYDEAENIRPIVERTLAATDDTVHVLVVDDGSPDGTGDIADAIARQTDRVQVMHRTVKDGLGGAYLAGFAWGLEHGYDKLVEMDADGSHHPEYLPWMLELADTNDLVLGSRWISGGNVENWPWYREVLSRGGNLYTRLALGIAVRDATGGFRVFTSRAFERIDLAGVASKGYCFQVDLCWRALEAGLRVVETPITFTEREFGVSKMSGNIVRESLTLVTKWGIDRRLREARSLVKDHRRLPSVRANAHAVGDHV; encoded by the coding sequence ATGAGCACGACCCTGGTCATCATCCCGACCTACGACGAGGCGGAGAACATCCGTCCCATCGTCGAGCGCACGCTCGCCGCCACCGACGACACCGTGCACGTGCTCGTCGTCGACGACGGCTCCCCGGACGGCACCGGCGACATCGCCGACGCGATCGCCCGTCAGACAGACCGGGTCCAGGTCATGCACCGCACCGTGAAGGACGGCCTCGGCGGTGCGTACCTCGCCGGGTTCGCCTGGGGGCTCGAGCACGGCTACGACAAGCTCGTCGAGATGGACGCGGACGGCTCGCACCACCCCGAGTACCTGCCGTGGATGCTCGAGCTCGCGGACACGAACGACCTCGTCCTCGGCTCCCGCTGGATCAGCGGCGGCAACGTCGAGAACTGGCCCTGGTACCGCGAGGTGCTCTCCCGCGGCGGGAACCTCTACACGCGTCTCGCGCTCGGCATCGCCGTGCGCGACGCCACCGGCGGCTTCCGGGTCTTCACCTCGCGCGCGTTCGAGCGGATCGACCTTGCCGGCGTCGCGTCAAAGGGGTACTGCTTCCAGGTGGACCTGTGCTGGCGTGCCCTCGAGGCGGGCCTCCGCGTCGTCGAGACCCCGATCACCTTCACCGAACGCGAGTTCGGTGTCTCGAAGATGAGCGGGAACATCGTCCGTGAGAGCCTGACCCTCGTCACGAAGTGGGGCATCGACCGGCGGCTGCGCGAGGCGCGCTCGCTGGTGAAGGACCACCGTCGCCTGCCGTCGGTGCGGGCGAACGCGCACGCCGTCGGCGACCACGTCTGA
- a CDS encoding oxygenase MpaB family protein: MPSVADAFRSRLNDTFTGGATERPAWIDELEQGTDAGFFGPGSATWSVHGGRQTILAGVRALLVQALHPGALAGVADHSRYREDPFGRLAGTIRWIYTVSHGDTAAATSASQWVRRLHERVRGEYVDGHGVTRPYAANDPDLARWVHLAFTDAFLRSAQLWGEPIPGGPDAYVREWAIAGRLMGVEDAPESDADLRAQMNGYLDRGELAVTARTKDVVRFIKDPPVARLLRPGYRALFGGAVASLDPAHRSMLGLRTPAVGPIEFPVRQTAGLVLDGIGAVLGHQPGTERAALTRIARLRREDDERRASGDVDATV, translated from the coding sequence ATGCCCTCCGTCGCCGACGCCTTCCGCTCCCGTCTCAACGACACGTTCACGGGCGGTGCCACGGAACGCCCGGCCTGGATCGACGAGCTCGAACAGGGCACCGACGCCGGGTTCTTCGGCCCCGGATCCGCCACCTGGTCCGTGCACGGCGGCAGGCAGACGATCCTCGCCGGGGTCCGCGCACTGCTCGTCCAGGCGCTGCACCCCGGAGCGCTCGCGGGTGTCGCCGACCACTCGCGCTACCGCGAGGACCCCTTCGGACGTCTCGCCGGCACGATCCGCTGGATCTACACGGTGTCCCACGGCGACACCGCCGCGGCCACGAGCGCCAGCCAGTGGGTGCGGCGGCTGCACGAGCGGGTCCGCGGCGAGTACGTCGACGGGCACGGCGTCACCCGGCCGTACGCGGCGAACGACCCCGACCTGGCGCGGTGGGTGCACCTCGCCTTCACCGACGCGTTCCTCCGGAGCGCGCAGCTCTGGGGCGAGCCGATCCCCGGCGGCCCCGACGCGTACGTCCGCGAGTGGGCGATCGCCGGCCGGCTGATGGGCGTCGAGGACGCGCCCGAGTCGGACGCCGACCTCCGCGCACAGATGAACGGCTACCTCGACCGCGGCGAACTCGCCGTCACCGCCCGGACGAAGGACGTCGTCCGCTTCATCAAGGACCCGCCCGTGGCCCGGCTGCTGCGACCCGGCTACCGCGCGCTGTTCGGCGGCGCGGTCGCCTCGCTGGACCCCGCGCACCGCTCGATGCTCGGGCTGCGGACGCCCGCCGTCGGACCGATCGAGTTCCCGGTGCGACAGACCGCGGGACTCGTGCTCGACGGCATCGGCGCGGTGCTCGGGCACCAGCCGGGGACGGAGCGCGCAGCGCTCACGCGCATCGCGCGGCTCCGACGTGAGGACGACGAGCGACGCGCGTCCGGCGACGTGGACGCAACGGTCTGA
- a CDS encoding YceI family protein, whose amino-acid sequence MTLTAATVPGYKTGTWKIDPTHSEVTFSVRHLAISKVKGKFESFDATVVTAENPLESTIEANIDVASINTGQEQRDQHLKTSDFFLTEEHPQLTFRSTGIEAKGDNLHIAGDLTLRGVTKPVVLKAELGGFTTDGYGQVKFGAEATTKIDRTEFGVNWNAALEAGGFTLGNDVTINLDVQFVLQAA is encoded by the coding sequence ATGACGCTCACCGCCGCAACCGTTCCCGGCTACAAGACCGGCACCTGGAAGATCGACCCGACCCACTCCGAGGTCACGTTCTCGGTTCGCCACCTCGCCATCAGCAAGGTCAAGGGCAAGTTCGAGAGCTTCGACGCCACCGTCGTCACCGCCGAGAACCCGCTCGAGTCGACCATCGAGGCCAACATCGACGTCGCGTCGATCAACACCGGCCAGGAGCAGCGCGACCAGCACCTCAAGACGAGCGACTTCTTCCTCACCGAGGAGCACCCGCAGCTCACCTTCCGTTCGACTGGCATCGAGGCCAAGGGCGACAACCTGCACATCGCGGGTGACCTGACCCTCCGTGGCGTCACGAAGCCGGTCGTCCTCAAGGCCGAGCTCGGCGGCTTCACGACCGACGGCTACGGCCAGGTCAAGTTCGGCGCCGAGGCGACGACGAAGATCGACCGCACTGAGTTCGGCGTGAACTGGAACGCGGCACTCGAGGCCGGTGGCTTCACCCTCGGCAACGACGTCACGATCAACCTCGACGTCCAGTTCGTCCTCCAGGCGGCCTGA
- a CDS encoding TIGR03086 family metal-binding protein, producing MATDWIALQALAAAEFGRRVAAVTDWDASTPDSEWTTRDLVRHVVDEQRWIPKLLTGCDYAQAEADLEDIGDDLPSEWHRFATAATEAWRNAPEDTPVHLATDVVPAAEYLTEQTSDITIHTWDLARATGSDESLPDELVQAVWEYFVPQIEGLASTGLYAAPVEVDEDAPLQVRLLAVTGRDARVKA from the coding sequence ATGGCCACCGACTGGATCGCGCTGCAGGCCCTCGCGGCAGCCGAGTTCGGCCGCCGCGTCGCCGCCGTGACGGACTGGGACGCCTCGACCCCCGACTCCGAGTGGACGACCCGCGACCTCGTCCGTCACGTCGTGGACGAGCAGCGCTGGATCCCGAAGCTCCTCACGGGCTGCGACTACGCCCAGGCCGAGGCGGACCTCGAGGACATCGGCGACGACCTCCCGTCCGAGTGGCACCGCTTCGCCACCGCCGCGACCGAGGCCTGGCGGAACGCCCCCGAGGACACGCCCGTGCACCTCGCGACCGACGTGGTCCCCGCTGCCGAGTACCTCACCGAGCAGACCAGCGACATCACGATCCACACGTGGGACCTCGCCCGCGCCACCGGCAGCGACGAGTCCCTGCCGGACGAGCTCGTGCAGGCGGTGTGGGAGTACTTCGTGCCGCAGATCGAGGGCCTCGCCTCGACCGGCTTGTACGCCGCACCGGTCGAGGTCGACGAGGACGCCCCGCTGCAGGTCCGCCTGCTCGCCGTCACAGGCCGCGATGCCAGGGTGAAGGCATGA